A window of Candidatus Pantoea floridensis contains these coding sequences:
- the argE gene encoding acetylornithine deacetylase has product MKTKLPPFIELYRQLIATPSISATDSALDQSNETLINLLAGWFRDIGFSVEVQPVPGTRHKFNMLARSGLGAGGLLLAGHTDTVPYDDGRWTRDPFTLTEHDNKLYGLGTADMKGFFAFILDALRDVDVTKLSKPLYILATADEETTMAGAKYFSESTQLRPDCAIIGEPTSLKPVRAHKGHLSNVIRIQGQSGHSSDPSRGVNAIELMHESITQLMQLRNTLKERYNHDGFAIPYPTMNFGHIHGGDAANRICACCELHMDIRPLPGLTLSDLDGLLNDALAPVSARWPGRLTVGELHPPIPGYECPADHELVQVVEKLLGVPTEVVNYCTEAPFIQQLCPTLVLGPGSINQAHQPDEFIDTAFIKPTHALITQVVQHFCH; this is encoded by the coding sequence GTGAAGACAAAATTACCACCTTTTATCGAACTCTACCGCCAGTTGATTGCCACGCCATCAATCAGCGCAACCGACAGCGCACTGGATCAGAGTAATGAAACTTTAATCAATTTGCTGGCCGGCTGGTTCCGCGATATTGGCTTCAGCGTCGAAGTGCAGCCGGTGCCTGGCACGCGGCATAAATTCAATATGCTGGCGCGCAGTGGATTGGGCGCGGGCGGCCTGTTGCTGGCCGGCCATACCGATACCGTACCCTACGATGATGGCCGCTGGACGCGCGATCCCTTCACGCTGACCGAACACGACAACAAGCTTTATGGCTTGGGCACCGCCGATATGAAAGGCTTCTTCGCGTTTATTCTGGATGCGCTGCGTGACGTTGACGTGACCAAACTCAGCAAGCCGCTATACATCCTCGCAACCGCCGATGAAGAGACCACCATGGCGGGTGCGAAGTATTTCTCTGAATCGACCCAGCTGCGTCCGGATTGCGCCATTATCGGCGAGCCAACGTCGCTCAAACCGGTGCGCGCGCACAAAGGTCATCTATCGAATGTGATCCGTATTCAGGGGCAATCGGGCCACTCCAGCGATCCGTCGCGCGGCGTGAACGCCATCGAACTGATGCATGAATCCATCACTCAACTGATGCAGCTGCGTAACACCTTGAAAGAACGCTACAACCACGACGGCTTTGCTATTCCATATCCAACCATGAACTTTGGCCATATTCATGGCGGCGACGCGGCTAACCGCATCTGCGCCTGCTGTGAATTGCACATGGATATTCGTCCGCTGCCGGGCTTAACTCTGAGCGATTTGGATGGTCTGCTGAACGACGCGTTGGCGCCGGTCAGCGCGCGCTGGCCGGGACGTTTAACCGTGGGCGAGCTGCATCCGCCTATTCCAGGCTACGAATGCCCTGCCGATCATGAGCTGGTGCAAGTGGTGGAGAAACTATTGGGCGTGCCGACTGAAGTGGTGAACTATTGCACTGAAGCGCCATTTATCCAGCAATTGTGCCCAACGCTGGTGTTAGGCCCGGGATCTATCAATCAAGCCCATCAGCCGGATGAGTTTATTGATACCGCATTTATCAAGCCGACTCATGCGCTTATCACCCAGGTTGTGCAGCATTTTTGTCATTGA
- the argC gene encoding N-acetyl-gamma-glutamyl-phosphate reductase has product MLNTLIVGASGYAGVELATYLNRHPHMNITALAVSAQSPDAGKLLSDLHPQLKGIVDLPLQPLSDAAEWADKVDVVFLATAHEVSHDLAPEFLKAGCVVFDLSGAFRVNDDAFYTQYYGFSHQHQDWLDKAVYGLAEWQHDQIKDAQLVAVPGCYPTAAQLSLKPLIEAGLLNDAQWPVINATSGVSGAGRKANVATSFCEVSLQPYGLFNHRHHPEIVAHLGTPVIFTPHLGSFPRGILSTTTCRLKAGVTQQDVAEAFHHAYHDKPLVRVYDKGVPALKAVVGLPFCDIGFAMQGEHLIVVAAEDNLLKGASSQAVQCLNIRFGFPETLSLI; this is encoded by the coding sequence ATGTTGAATACGCTGATCGTTGGTGCCAGTGGTTACGCTGGCGTAGAGCTTGCCACCTACCTGAATCGCCATCCGCATATGAACATAACCGCTTTGGCGGTTTCAGCGCAAAGCCCGGATGCTGGAAAGTTATTGTCGGATTTGCATCCGCAGCTCAAAGGCATTGTCGATTTGCCGCTGCAGCCGCTGAGCGACGCCGCAGAATGGGCCGATAAAGTGGATGTGGTGTTCCTCGCGACTGCCCACGAAGTCAGCCACGATCTGGCACCCGAATTCCTCAAAGCAGGTTGCGTGGTCTTCGATCTCTCCGGCGCGTTCCGCGTCAACGACGACGCTTTCTATACGCAATATTACGGTTTCAGCCATCAGCATCAGGATTGGCTGGATAAAGCGGTTTACGGTCTTGCCGAATGGCAGCACGACCAAATCAAAGACGCGCAGCTGGTTGCGGTGCCGGGTTGCTACCCAACCGCAGCACAGCTTTCGCTGAAACCACTCATCGAGGCCGGTCTGCTTAACGATGCACAGTGGCCGGTGATTAATGCTACCAGCGGCGTGAGCGGTGCAGGGCGCAAAGCTAATGTTGCCACCAGCTTCTGTGAAGTGAGTTTGCAGCCGTACGGCCTGTTTAATCATCGTCATCATCCGGAAATCGTCGCGCATCTCGGCACGCCAGTGATCTTCACGCCACATCTGGGCAGTTTCCCGCGCGGAATCTTGTCGACCACCACCTGCCGCCTGAAAGCGGGCGTGACGCAGCAGGATGTGGCCGAGGCCTTCCATCATGCTTACCACGACAAACCGCTGGTGCGCGTGTATGACAAAGGCGTTCCGGCGCTGAAAGCGGTGGTCGGTTTGCCGTTCTGCGATATCGGCTTCGCCATGCAAGGCGAGCACCTGATTGTGGTCGCCGCTGAAGATAACCTGCTGAAAGGCGCCTCATCGCAGGCGGTTCAGTGTTTGAACATTCGTTTCGGCTTCCCCGAAACGCTGTCTCTGATTTAA
- the argB gene encoding acetylglutamate kinase gives MNPLIIKLGGVLLDSEEALARLFDALLAYRNAHQRPLIIVHGGGCVVDELMKKLALPVKKKNGLRVTPADQIDIITGALAGTANKTLLAWAKKYGIGAVGLCLGDAGLVNVAQFDEELGHVGNATPGNPALVNTLLAAGYMPVISSIGITDGGELMNVNADQAATALAATLGADLVLLSDVSGILDGKGQRIEEMTAAKAEQLIAQGIITDGMVVKVNAALDAARTLGRPVDIASWRHAEQLPTLFNGVSIGTRILA, from the coding sequence ATGAATCCTTTAATCATTAAACTGGGTGGCGTGCTGCTGGATAGCGAAGAAGCGCTGGCCCGTCTGTTTGATGCCCTGCTGGCGTATCGCAATGCACATCAGCGTCCGCTGATCATTGTGCACGGCGGCGGTTGCGTGGTGGACGAGCTGATGAAGAAGCTCGCGCTGCCGGTGAAAAAGAAGAACGGTTTGCGCGTGACGCCAGCCGATCAGATTGACATTATTACCGGTGCGTTAGCCGGTACCGCCAACAAAACGCTGCTGGCGTGGGCGAAGAAATATGGCATCGGCGCCGTGGGTTTGTGCCTGGGCGATGCCGGTTTGGTCAATGTGGCGCAGTTCGATGAAGAGCTCGGCCATGTTGGTAACGCCACGCCGGGTAATCCGGCGCTGGTGAACACTTTGCTGGCGGCAGGCTACATGCCGGTGATCAGCTCGATTGGTATCACCGACGGCGGCGAGTTGATGAACGTCAATGCCGACCAGGCCGCGACCGCGCTGGCCGCAACGCTCGGTGCCGATTTAGTGCTGTTATCCGATGTCAGCGGTATTCTCGACGGCAAAGGTCAGCGCATCGAAGAGATGACTGCAGCGAAAGCGGAACAGCTGATCGCCCAGGGCATCATCACCGATGGCATGGTCGTGAAAGTGAATGCGGCGCTCGATGCGGCGCGCACGCTCGGTCGCCCGGTGGATATCGCCAGCTGGCGTCATGCTGAACAACTGCCAACCCTTTTCAACGGCGTGTCGATTGGCACCCGGATTCTCGCATAA
- a CDS encoding argininosuccinate synthase codes for MSTQNIKKIVLAYSGGLDTSAIIPWLKENYGGCEVVAFVADIGQERSDLEGVEKKALQSGASECHVVDLREEFISEYVYPVLQTGALYEGTYLLGTSMARPIIAKAQVELALKVGADALCHGATGKGNDQVRFETTYTALAPQLKVVAPWREWNLRSREALLDYLKERNIPTTASLEKIYSRDENAWHISTEGGVLESPANAPNKDCWVWTVDPLEAPDQPENVTVTVEKGRVVAVNGEKLSPFQCLEKLNVLGAKHGVGRIDIVENRLVGIKSRGCYETPGGTIMVNALRAVEQLVLDRDSFKWREQLGHEMSYVVYDGRWFAPLRKSIQAAAESLAEEVNGEVVLQLYKGQATAIQKTSANSLYSEEFATFGEDEVYDHRHAGGFIRLFSLSSRIRALNEQKK; via the coding sequence ATGAGCACGCAAAACATCAAAAAAATCGTACTGGCTTATTCAGGCGGCCTCGATACTTCAGCCATCATTCCGTGGTTGAAAGAGAACTACGGCGGCTGTGAAGTGGTGGCGTTTGTGGCGGATATCGGTCAGGAACGTAGCGATCTGGAAGGCGTTGAGAAGAAAGCGCTGCAGTCCGGCGCTTCTGAGTGCCACGTGGTGGATCTGCGCGAAGAGTTCATCAGCGAATATGTTTATCCAGTGCTGCAGACCGGCGCACTGTACGAAGGCACTTACCTGCTGGGAACGTCGATGGCGCGTCCCATCATCGCTAAAGCACAGGTTGAGCTGGCATTGAAAGTGGGCGCTGATGCGCTGTGCCACGGCGCAACCGGCAAAGGTAACGACCAGGTGCGTTTCGAAACCACCTACACCGCGCTGGCGCCACAGCTGAAAGTGGTTGCGCCATGGCGTGAGTGGAACCTGCGTTCACGTGAAGCGCTGCTGGATTACCTGAAAGAGCGCAACATCCCGACCACCGCGTCGCTGGAAAAAATCTACAGCCGTGATGAGAACGCATGGCACATCTCCACGGAAGGTGGCGTGCTGGAAAGCCCGGCTAATGCACCGAATAAAGATTGCTGGGTGTGGACCGTTGATCCGCTGGAAGCGCCCGATCAGCCAGAAAACGTCACGGTTACCGTCGAGAAAGGCCGCGTCGTTGCGGTGAACGGCGAGAAGCTGAGCCCGTTCCAGTGCCTGGAAAAACTTAACGTGCTGGGCGCGAAACACGGCGTGGGTCGTATCGACATCGTGGAAAACCGTCTGGTGGGCATTAAGTCGCGTGGCTGCTATGAAACTCCGGGCGGCACCATCATGGTGAACGCGCTGCGTGCGGTTGAACAGCTGGTGCTGGATCGCGATAGCTTCAAATGGCGTGAGCAGCTGGGCCACGAAATGTCTTACGTGGTTTACGATGGCCGCTGGTTCGCGCCGCTGCGTAAATCTATCCAGGCCGCTGCCGAATCACTGGCAGAAGAGGTGAACGGTGAAGTGGTGCTGCAGCTGTACAAAGGCCAGGCCACGGCGATTCAGAAAACCTCTGCTAACAGCTTGTACTCAGAAGAGTTTGCCACCTTTGGCGAAGACGAAGTTTACGATCACCGTCACGCGGGCGGCTTTATCCGTCTGTTCTCGCTCTCTTCACGCATTCGCGCGCTGAACGAGCAGAAGAAGTAA